The Corynebacterium vitaeruminis DSM 20294 genome window below encodes:
- a CDS encoding Panacea domain-containing protein codes for MANILDVGQYIVELRGGRVDRHKLAKLCFFAQGWHLAWTGKPLTDSRFQAWKFGPVPTELGRFSMVAEGSNDVTGIVNGDSSRLSDYEHAVIASIVDFYGDMDFATLTKLSHGLSWEEARQGIPENAPSSENLSVTTMLEEFSHLVHDGGELPQAPTLNEDLDLEAALAASELVEADWKATFHLLATR; via the coding sequence GTGGCCAACATTCTTGACGTCGGGCAGTACATCGTCGAACTGCGCGGCGGCAGGGTTGATAGGCACAAGCTGGCCAAGCTTTGTTTCTTCGCTCAGGGGTGGCATTTGGCGTGGACTGGGAAGCCTCTCACGGACAGTCGCTTCCAAGCTTGGAAGTTTGGGCCTGTGCCCACAGAGCTCGGCCGGTTCAGTATGGTGGCCGAGGGGTCGAATGATGTGACGGGAATCGTCAACGGTGACTCTTCACGTCTGAGCGACTACGAACACGCGGTGATCGCCAGCATCGTCGATTTCTACGGCGACATGGATTTCGCTACCTTGACGAAGCTCAGCCATGGCCTGTCGTGGGAAGAGGCTCGCCAAGGTATTCCCGAGAATGCTCCTTCGAGTGAGAACCTCAGCGTCACCACCATGCTGGAGGAATTCTCCCATCTGGTTCATGACGGCGGGGAGCTGCCGCAGGCCCCCACGCTTAACGAGGATCTTGATCTTGAGGCGGCCTTGGCAGCCTCCGAGCTGGTTGAGGCCGATTGGAAAGCAACCTTTCACCTCTTGGCCACCCGTTAA
- a CDS encoding DEAD/DEAH box helicase translates to MSFAVSYDENLVAELATRFDLRTPNVEALSALVKRIESGEFDPREPLVMNLATGAGKTYVMASFIEYLRRQSVRNVMVVTPGTVVQDKTVRDLREGSNRYVGGFEVPPRVVTPDSMRELTVVGTQENLFGDGGASTVFVFNVQQLFPPKEGGKSVATGMEAARRKVYLFQEDTGVLAQRLIDMDDLVVIADESHLFGSSAKVFRSSLTNLKPAVTVGLTASPDSNDDIVFKYPLWRAIVDGYVKQPVLVYRKSGYDSSERQLQDAVSLLRFKEEQYADYRARHPEGKQTKPLLFVVCSDVNHATETTEYLKNTHFPDSPTLGRSVLQVDNQHDDAATQALLANLDADHSPIRAIVSVNKLREGWDTKRIAVMCTLRAMGSEVLTQQVMGRGLRLPFEKKTNEPAIDQLDIISHKSFVSLLESENVLREFGIEEDMPKQPTLVDPDAVPGGNSVSPFGGGLETSTGGGLPTETGIETDGGATSPYPASVPNPLVVAPLGDDKPIVPPVVVKPVTVRVNEQFADTSFLFPTSAMVETKRAFALVDIELQAVEDAAKKVHDAKEQLERTAIVATEEGSLAGDQLDRQAVPSFRQSTEAVKRELIRRVVHSRGIEPTKDNDTQLRLSIVPRFMEATGITQWTEKAKQSAVEVLCRLVAEESKKAATKNTLTEVEVRPQRVPVTRSYELPLGEKVFEQLAVGHNATKQSTGFMPGRHYGTWNKGLFEAAKFDSYSAEYALAYMLNYDSDVKWWTRIYPESGAHIAYTTRDNYIPDFVVCDKVGTFWIIEGKREDMRDDAVVLAKRSATEKVLRMLVAHPEFIGQAWGYVLAFEGDIKRAESLADLVSMDGVVRPLV, encoded by the coding sequence ATGTCTTTTGCGGTTTCCTATGACGAGAACCTTGTCGCCGAACTGGCAACGAGGTTCGACCTGCGCACCCCGAATGTGGAAGCGCTGTCTGCGCTGGTAAAGCGCATTGAGTCGGGCGAGTTCGACCCGCGGGAACCACTGGTGATGAACCTTGCGACGGGTGCCGGCAAGACGTATGTCATGGCTTCGTTCATTGAGTACCTGCGCAGGCAGAGCGTGCGAAACGTCATGGTCGTTACTCCCGGCACGGTCGTTCAAGACAAGACGGTGCGTGACCTTCGAGAAGGCTCGAACCGCTATGTCGGTGGTTTCGAGGTTCCGCCGCGTGTGGTGACCCCGGACAGTATGCGCGAGCTTACTGTTGTCGGAACACAAGAGAACCTGTTTGGCGACGGTGGTGCTTCGACTGTGTTCGTGTTCAACGTGCAACAGCTGTTCCCGCCAAAAGAGGGTGGTAAGTCTGTTGCAACAGGCATGGAAGCGGCACGCCGCAAGGTCTACTTGTTCCAGGAGGACACTGGTGTCTTGGCGCAGCGGCTTATCGACATGGACGACCTCGTGGTCATTGCGGACGAGTCGCACCTGTTTGGCTCGTCGGCGAAGGTGTTCCGTTCGTCGCTGACGAACCTGAAACCTGCGGTCACCGTGGGGCTTACCGCGTCCCCGGACAGCAACGATGACATTGTGTTCAAGTACCCGCTGTGGCGCGCCATTGTGGACGGCTACGTGAAGCAGCCGGTGTTGGTGTACCGGAAGTCTGGTTACGACTCGTCGGAACGCCAGCTTCAAGACGCGGTGTCGCTATTACGCTTCAAAGAAGAGCAGTACGCCGACTACCGCGCCCGTCACCCCGAGGGTAAGCAGACGAAACCGTTGCTGTTTGTGGTGTGTTCCGATGTGAACCACGCAACGGAAACGACGGAATACCTCAAGAACACCCACTTCCCGGACAGCCCGACGTTGGGGCGTTCGGTCTTGCAGGTGGACAACCAGCACGACGACGCAGCGACGCAGGCACTCTTGGCGAATTTGGACGCTGACCACTCGCCTATTCGTGCCATTGTGTCGGTGAATAAGCTGCGCGAGGGTTGGGACACGAAGAGGATCGCGGTCATGTGCACCCTGCGCGCAATGGGGTCGGAGGTGCTGACCCAACAGGTCATGGGTCGCGGGTTGCGGTTGCCGTTTGAGAAGAAGACGAACGAACCGGCTATTGACCAGCTGGACATTATTTCCCACAAGAGCTTCGTGTCTCTTCTTGAGTCGGAGAATGTGCTGCGCGAGTTCGGTATCGAAGAGGACATGCCTAAGCAGCCGACGCTGGTAGACCCCGACGCGGTTCCCGGTGGGAATAGCGTTTCGCCGTTCGGCGGCGGTTTGGAAACCTCAACGGGTGGTGGTTTGCCCACCGAGACGGGCATCGAGACGGATGGCGGTGCGACGTCGCCGTACCCTGCTTCGGTGCCGAACCCGTTGGTCGTTGCTCCTCTTGGTGACGACAAGCCTATTGTGCCGCCTGTTGTGGTGAAGCCGGTGACGGTGAGGGTCAACGAGCAGTTCGCTGACACGTCGTTCTTGTTCCCCACGTCGGCCATGGTGGAGACGAAGCGCGCGTTCGCTTTGGTGGATATTGAATTGCAGGCGGTTGAGGACGCGGCGAAGAAGGTGCATGACGCTAAAGAGCAGTTGGAGCGCACCGCCATTGTCGCTACCGAAGAAGGTAGCCTTGCCGGTGACCAGCTCGACCGCCAGGCGGTGCCGAGTTTCCGTCAGTCTACGGAGGCCGTGAAGCGCGAGTTGATCCGGAGGGTGGTTCATTCACGCGGCATTGAACCGACCAAAGACAACGACACGCAGCTTCGCTTGTCGATTGTTCCGAGGTTCATGGAGGCGACGGGCATTACCCAATGGACGGAGAAGGCGAAGCAGTCTGCGGTGGAGGTGCTGTGTCGCTTGGTTGCCGAAGAGTCGAAGAAGGCCGCGACAAAGAACACGCTGACGGAAGTTGAGGTGCGCCCGCAGCGAGTGCCGGTGACACGCTCGTATGAACTGCCCTTGGGTGAGAAGGTGTTTGAGCAGCTTGCCGTTGGGCACAACGCAACAAAGCAATCCACGGGCTTTATGCCCGGTCGCCACTACGGCACGTGGAACAAAGGTTTGTTTGAGGCCGCAAAGTTCGACTCCTACTCGGCGGAGTATGCGCTTGCGTACATGTTGAACTATGACTCGGACGTAAAGTGGTGGACGCGCATTTACCCAGAGTCCGGAGCGCATATTGCGTACACGACGAGGGACAACTACATTCCCGACTTTGTGGTCTGTGACAAGGTTGGGACCTTTTGGATTATCGAGGGCAAGCGCGAGGACATGCGCGACGACGCGGTGGTGCTGGCCAAGCGTTCTGCGACCGAAAAGGTCTTGAGGATGCTCGTCGCCCACCCGGAGTTCATCGGCCAAGCATGGGGCTACGTGCTCGCCTTCGAGGGCGACATTAAGCGCGCCGAGTCGCTTGCCGACCTCGTTTCGATGGACGGAGTGGTGCGACCGCTCGTGTGA
- a CDS encoding site-specific DNA-methyltransferase, whose translation MNSSRTLLVSAQKLELTWYNKDRALIPTERGRYGYTWVDPRDPRYCETHYLEMGETVVGSQAEKVDGTTYSERADLTPQEDNLLILGESGDVLEALTRVPELKAKYLGKVKCVYIDPPFNTAQTFTNYEDNLEHSVWLTMMRDRLVHLRNLLSDDGSIWVHLDDVENHRMRMLLDEIFGMNYFLAEISWQKRTTRENRAAFSSDHDTILVYGKLNNVEWKMHRNKLLRKEDGCNLDQDPRGPWTSSPFTAQGFRPNQMYSITTPTGVTYLPPEGRCWGSVEDGYKALLRDGRIHFPKNGSGRPRVKSFLNEKDGLVPPTTWLANEVGTNDEAKSHVSSFFTKSDVFATPKPERLLERIIHIATKPGDIVLDVFAGSGTTAAVAQKMGRRWVTCELVEDTFNRFTRPRLEKVIRGEDMGGISTSKGERVDATEDGLPEGMTADEAQKFTSALNKLLKDNDALKKSADVKLLKALSKTAKSPDTVNWRGGGAFTVAKLSPTCFDYDPEVGYTILTPEATGDVLCRSLAAHLGFFLSDENPYFVGKRNRELLCVVEGVLDSRKVDDIMANLPGNHSAVIAATVLDEGVREHVRTFKNGSRVVAVPLDLFPFDYDQEEN comes from the coding sequence ATGAACTCGTCGAGGACCTTGCTTGTGAGCGCCCAAAAACTAGAACTGACTTGGTATAACAAAGATCGTGCACTGATCCCGACGGAACGTGGACGCTATGGCTACACGTGGGTTGATCCTCGTGATCCGCGTTACTGCGAGACGCACTACCTTGAAATGGGAGAGACGGTTGTCGGCTCGCAGGCCGAGAAGGTAGACGGCACGACTTATTCGGAGCGCGCCGACCTCACGCCACAAGAAGACAACCTGCTTATTCTCGGCGAGTCGGGAGACGTTCTCGAAGCGCTAACCCGAGTACCCGAGTTGAAGGCCAAGTACCTCGGCAAAGTGAAGTGCGTCTACATTGACCCACCCTTTAACACCGCGCAGACGTTCACTAACTACGAGGACAACCTCGAACACTCCGTGTGGTTGACCATGATGCGCGACCGCCTTGTTCACCTGCGGAACCTGCTCAGCGATGATGGCTCGATCTGGGTGCACCTCGACGACGTGGAGAACCACCGTATGAGAATGCTGTTGGACGAGATTTTTGGCATGAATTACTTCTTGGCTGAGATTTCTTGGCAAAAACGAACGACTCGCGAAAATCGTGCCGCGTTCAGTAGCGATCATGACACCATCTTGGTTTACGGAAAACTCAACAACGTTGAGTGGAAAATGCACAGAAATAAGCTCTTGAGAAAAGAGGACGGGTGTAATCTCGACCAAGATCCTCGGGGTCCTTGGACTAGCTCACCTTTTACTGCTCAGGGTTTTCGCCCAAATCAGATGTATTCAATAACTACTCCCACTGGAGTGACTTACCTTCCGCCTGAAGGCCGCTGCTGGGGATCAGTTGAAGATGGTTACAAGGCATTGTTAAGAGACGGCAGAATTCATTTCCCGAAAAACGGGAGTGGACGCCCTAGAGTCAAGTCATTCTTAAACGAAAAAGATGGCTTGGTGCCGCCCACAACTTGGTTGGCAAATGAGGTGGGTACAAACGACGAAGCGAAAAGTCATGTCTCCAGCTTTTTTACCAAGAGTGACGTTTTTGCAACTCCCAAGCCCGAACGGCTACTAGAGCGCATTATCCACATTGCCACGAAACCCGGCGACATTGTGTTGGACGTGTTCGCTGGTTCTGGTACGACCGCCGCTGTTGCGCAGAAAATGGGGCGGCGCTGGGTGACGTGCGAGCTGGTGGAGGACACGTTCAATCGGTTTACTCGCCCGCGTCTTGAGAAGGTCATTCGTGGCGAGGACATGGGTGGTATTTCCACGTCCAAGGGTGAGCGTGTGGACGCAACGGAGGACGGACTACCGGAGGGCATGACGGCGGACGAGGCGCAGAAGTTCACCTCGGCGCTAAACAAGCTCCTCAAGGACAACGACGCTCTCAAGAAGTCCGCCGACGTAAAACTACTGAAAGCCCTCTCCAAGACCGCTAAGTCCCCCGACACGGTGAACTGGCGCGGCGGCGGTGCATTCACCGTTGCGAAGCTCTCGCCGACGTGTTTCGACTATGACCCGGAGGTCGGGTACACGATACTTACGCCCGAGGCGACGGGTGATGTGCTGTGCCGGTCGTTGGCGGCGCACTTGGGTTTCTTCTTAAGCGACGAGAACCCCTATTTTGTTGGCAAGCGAAACCGCGAGTTGCTATGCGTTGTTGAGGGTGTCCTAGACAGTAGGAAGGTGGACGACATTATGGCGAACCTCCCCGGCAACCACAGTGCCGTTATTGCTGCGACGGTGCTCGACGAGGGCGTGCGTGAGCACGTCCGCACGTTTAAGAATGGTTCCCGCGTGGTCGCGGTGCCGCTTGACCTGTTCCCGTTCGACTACGACCAGGAGGAGAACTAG
- a CDS encoding helix-turn-helix domain-containing protein yields MDDWAQIRILRKDGMSIRKIAATVGCAKKTVERALASNTPASYSKRAPQKTAFDEVELEVRALLDEVPDMKATVIAQRVAWQGSMSWFRENIRRIRPEYLPHDPVDALDHKPGVQIQCDLMFPDDGIPDTHGHAGVFPVLVMVASYSRFMAACVLPTRTTGDLVSGMWLLLQQRFGVVPKQLLWDQRVSSCLCVGLNLTCICRSGRGRPQPSG; encoded by the coding sequence ATGGATGATTGGGCGCAGATCAGGATTTTGCGCAAAGATGGCATGTCGATTCGCAAGATCGCAGCAACAGTTGGCTGCGCGAAAAAGACGGTAGAGCGGGCCTTAGCCAGCAACACACCTGCGTCGTATTCGAAACGAGCTCCACAAAAGACCGCGTTTGACGAGGTGGAACTGGAAGTTAGGGCCTTGCTCGACGAGGTCCCTGATATGAAAGCCACGGTTATTGCACAGCGCGTCGCCTGGCAGGGCTCGATGTCGTGGTTTAGGGAAAACATCCGGCGAATTCGCCCCGAGTATCTCCCCCACGACCCAGTCGATGCCCTCGACCATAAGCCAGGTGTGCAGATTCAATGTGACCTCATGTTCCCCGATGACGGTATCCCCGATACGCACGGTCACGCGGGGGTGTTCCCGGTGTTGGTGATGGTGGCATCGTATTCCAGGTTCATGGCCGCGTGTGTTCTTCCCACTAGGACAACCGGTGATCTGGTGTCTGGGATGTGGCTGTTGCTTCAGCAACGTTTTGGCGTAGTACCCAAGCAACTGTTGTGGGATCAGAGGGTGTCAAGTTGTTTGTGTGTGGGGCTGAATCTTACATGTATTTGTCGAAGCGGTCGGGGTAGGCCACAGCCATCTGGTTGA